In Candidatus Binatia bacterium, the DNA window CGGCCTGGTCATCCTCTCCCAGGACGTCCACCGGATCTTCGGCGGCGTGGTGCCCGAACTGGCCAGCCGGGAACACGTCCGGATGCTCGACCCGGTCGTCCAGCGGACCCTGGCCGAGGCCGGCGTCGGATGGGACCGGGTGACGGGTGTCGCGGTCACCGCGGGGCCGGGACTGATCGGCGCCCTGCTGGTGGGGGTGATGTACGGCAAGGGCCTGGCGCTGAGCCTCGGGGTGCCCCTGATCGGCATCCACCACCACGAGGGCCATCTGTTCGCGCCGCTGCTCGAGGACCCCGACCTGACGCCGCCGTTCGT includes these proteins:
- a CDS encoding tRNA (adenosine(37)-N6)-threonylcarbamoyltransferase complex transferase subunit TsaD (universal genome maintenance protein; Kae1/Qri7/OSGEP/YgjD family protein; in Archaea, some Kae1 are found as fusion proteins similar to two distinct proteins in yeast that are involved in the KEOPS complex; kinase associated endopeptidase 1 (Kae1) and a serine/threonine protein kinase (Bud32); in Pyrococcus Kae1 has atypical AP endonuclease activity and inhibits the kinase activity of Bud32; the protein is essential in Escherichia coli and Bacillus subtilis) codes for the protein MVILSQDVHRIFGGVVPELASREHVRMLDPVVQRTLAEAGVGWDRVTGVAVTAGPGLIGALLVGVMYGKGLALSLGVPLIGIHHHEGHLFAPLLEDPDLTPPFVALLVSGGHTMLLDVPAWGEYRLLGQTLDDAAGEAFDKVGTMLGLRYPAGAALERLAATGNPDRYDFPRPMLKDLSEPGR